In Ostrea edulis chromosome 10, xbOstEdul1.1, whole genome shotgun sequence, one genomic interval encodes:
- the LOC130051119 gene encoding uncharacterized protein K02A2.6-like, translating into MNNATNAKKIGHCKKVCRNRAVNSLEADNSDYSDDFNESLVATLHVNSLDNTHLNAIILEPIIHNRKIRMELETGAAVSVMSQRKFREHFPDKVDSLKKTHLRLRTYTEEVLKPKGVARVPVTYGNQRKELNLYVVQKDGPSLFGREWLAHITLDWPSIKSLSVATSKVSGTCSKGTKHKLSEILGKHGQIFKDDMGTVKGIKASLKLKESAQPKFCKARPVAYSLKQKVEKELNKLVDSGVITKIDYSEWATPIVPVIKSDGSVRICGDFKVTVNPVLEIDQYPLPRIEEIFAALSKGQRFTKLDLRHSYLQMTVDDESRKLLTINTEKGLYRYNRLVFGVASAPAIWQRTIDTVLQGLAGVKCIMDDMIITGTSEEEHLQNLEAVLQRLDDYNLRVNLDKCEFFRERVSYCGHEIDSEGLHKTQAKIDAVINAPKPTNVSELRSFLGIVNYYARFLPNLSSTLYPLHQLLSKEKKWEWTPKCDRAFLDIKRMKTSEEVLTHYNPDQPVRLACDASPYDIGCVLSHVMDDGSERPIAYASRSLSAAEKNYSQIDREALGIVWGVKRFNTYLYGKHFTLLTDHKPLVSIFHPEKAISTTSAARMQRYALFLSGYDYEIMYKNTKTHGNADSLSRLPLSECETSEDTSVDIMYMSQIEQLPITSAKIKQKTGRDTVLSHVYESVMNGWITYIKSEDKDLYPYFSRRDELTVHNGCLLWGMRVIIPLKLRSHVLNDLHVGHIGIAKMKALARSLVWWPGIDQDIENISKSCAGCSEFKRSPPSAQVHPWEWPTSPWERVHIDFAGPFLNSMFFL; encoded by the coding sequence ATGAACAATGCTacaaatgcaaaaaaaattgGCCATTGCAAGAAAGTGTGCAGAAATAGAGCTGTCAACAGTCTAGAAGCCGATAATAGTGATTACAGCGATGACTTTAACGAGAGTCTCGTAGCCACTTTGCATGTGAATTCCTTGGACAATACACATCTGAATGCCATTATTTTGGAGCCTATCATTCATAACAGGAAAATCCGGATGGAGTTGGAAACTGGAGCTGCAGTATCCGTTATGTCACAAAGGAAATTTCGTGAACATTTTCCTGACAAAGTTGACAGTCTAAAAAAGACACATTTGCGTTTACGTACATACACAGAGGAGGTGTTAAAACCCAAAGGTGTAGCACGTGTACCAGTTACATACGGAAATCAAAGGAAGGAACTTAACCTATATGTTGTTCAAAAAGATGGGCCATCGCTATTTGGCCGAGAATGGCTAGCTCACATTACCTTGGATTGGCCTTCTATCAAATCTTTGTCAGTTGCAACAAGTAAAGTTTCAGGCACATGTTCCAAAGGGACAAAACATAAGTTATCTGAGATCTTGGGAAAACATGGACAGATTTTCAAGGATGACATGGGAACCGTTAAAGGAATCAAAGCGTCATTGAAACTGAAGGAAAGTGCACAACCCAAGTTTTGCAAAGCACGTCCCGTGGCGTATTCGTTGAAACAAAAAGTTGAAAAGGAACTGAACAAGTTAGTCGACAGTGGCGTCATTACAAAGATAGATTACAGTGAATGGGCTACACCTATCGTACCAGTCATAAAATCGGACGGTAGTGTTCGGATTTGTGGTGACTTCAAAGTGACTGTGAACCCTGTCCTTGAAATTGACCAATATCCGCTCCCAAGGATTGAGGAAATTTTTGCGGCATTGTCCAAAGGTCAACGATTTACCAAGTTAGATTTACGCCATTCGTACTTACAAATGACTGTAGATGACGAATCCAGAAAATTATTGACTATCAATACCGAAAAGGGATTGTACAGATACAACAGATTAGTATTTGGTGTGGCCTCAGCGCCAGCCATTTGGCAGCGCACAATCGATACTGTGTTACAAGGGCTGGCCGGGGTAAAATGTATAATGGATGACATGATCATCACAGGAACGAGTGAAGAAGAACACTTACAAAATTTGGAAGCAGTACTGCAGAGACTGGATGACTACAATTTGCGAGTAAACTTAGATAAGTGTGAGTTTTTCAGGGAGCGTGTTTCATATTGTGGACATGAAATCGACAGTGAAGGATTGCACAAAACACAGGCAAAAATCGATGCAGTTATCAATGCTCCAAAGCCGACAAATGTATCGGAGTTGCGTTCATTCCTGGGAATTGTGAACTATTATGCCAGATTTCTGCCAAATCTGTCTAGCACATTATATCCGTTACATCAGCTGTTGTCAAAGGAGAAGAAATGGGAGTGGACCCCTAAATGTGATAGAGCCTTCTTGGATATTAAACGAATGAAAACATCCGAAGAAGTTCTGACACACTACAATCCCGATCAGCCAGTACGATTAGCTTGTGATGCTTCGCCATACGACATAGGATGCGTCTTATCACATGTGATGGATGATGGGTCAGAAAGGCCTATTGCGTATGCCTCACGATCACTATCGGCTGCAGAGAAAAACTATTCACAGATTGACCGCGAAGCCTTGGGTATAGTGTGGGGTGTAAAGCGTTTCAATACCTATTTATACGGGAAACATTTTACGTTACTCACAGATCACAAGCCGTTAGTGTCTATTTTTCATCCAGAAAAGGCAATTTCGACAACTTCAGCTGCACGCATGCAAAGATATGCTTTATTTCTATCAGGATATGATTATGAAATCATGTACAAAAATACTAAAACGCATGGAAATGCAGACAGTTTATCGCGACTGCCATTATCCGAATGTGAAACTTCCGAAGACACTAGTGTTGACATAATGTACATGTCGCAAATTGAACAGTTACCAATTACGAGCGccaaaataaaacagaaaactGGACGCGACACAGTTTTATCGCATGTCTACGAGTCTGTCATGAATGGGTGGATCACATACATTAAATCAGAGGACAAGGACCTGTATCCGTACTTCAGCCGCAGAGATGAATTAACTGTGCACAACGGATGTCTTCTATGGGGTATGCGTGTGATAATTCCACTGAAATTGAGAAGCCATGTTCTGAACGATCTGCATGTAGGGCATATTGGGATAGCAAAAATGAAGGCCTTGGCCAGGAGTTTGGTGTGGTGGCCAGGCATCGACCAGgacattgaaaatatttcaaaatcatgtgCAGGATGTAGCGAATTTAAACGTTCACCACCATCCGCCCAAGTTCACCCATGGGAGTGGCCCACTAGCCCATGGGAGCGTGTTCATATTGACTTTGCCGGGCCATTTTTGAActcaatgttttttttatag